attcgaaccagtctgaccgtcacacaTGTAACTGTTAAAACTTATTTGTTCATTACCTGCAGCTGCTATCATCTGCTTATCAGGGGTGATCTCCAAAGCATTCACCTGCTATGATTTGTCAAGGATACaatcttacatgtataattaattgCATTTAGGATAGATATTTTAACAACTCAAACTGGACTGTTCTACACAACAAAATTAGAAAATACAGAGGATACAGAGTCCGGGTGTTGGACGGTCCTGTAGCATATCCCTGTGTGGGCCTGCCAGAACCGTATCGTGTGATCATACCCGGCTGTCGCCAAAATAACAGGGTCGTTACCGCCCTTGGATCCACTCATACTGTGTCAGTAGAGTTGAAAATCACATCATTCTAACCAAAACACCCCGTGCAAACGTGCACTGTTTACAGCGGAAGTTAAAATTATAGTTTTCGAGTCGGTCCGGTATATGTGGAATAtccaatatcattttttataacataCTCCTATACAGATTGAAAGGTACTTTATGAGTAAAATACCAATCgcataattttaaaacacatttactGGACATAATGTTTGGTCGATACAACGTTAATGTCCAAGAATGCAATATGCCTTGATCCCAAAATTACACAGATCTTTTGAAGCTGTAATTTGATTGGTCAGTTTAATAAGATGGCCTCCAACTTTAGTGGTGCACTACAACTTAcggatttaaatgattttatcaccCCTTCTCAGGTTGATTATCCTTTTgattgcatatattttgtagTATCAAATTTGTTCAGATGTTATGCTTGTTAGAATCTTTCTAATGAAAAGAAATTTGGATTGTAAAATAGCAAGTTTTTTTCAATGTATGATGAACTCCGAACCCGATGTAAATTATAAACAGgttacattattttaattatgtaaagAGAATTGTACAGTGAAATAATATCtgtaaaagcaaaatttttctATGTTTATGACTGTGTTAACTGACATGGATagattgaaataaaatcacATGAATAACTAATCATGCTAATtgtaaaatgatacatgtagaagtaaaatttttgttattatttacaggAATGTGTAAAGCCAGTGAAGATAGACAGAAAACCGGGGAAAGTAGCAAAGATAAGAATTGAGGATGATGGTTCTTACATGGAAGTGGCAGAGGTGAATATCTATCTTTGTTTATACTTTATAAATGTGCTAGCCACATGCATACGAACCAACAGAATTGAATTATCAGACTTCATACatacatttgtttacatatgcTATACATAGGGGCAATTTCCATTACGcttgtttcatttatttactgtttgtttacattttaaaaacactaGCAATATTTGTTACACAGAGCGGTGAAGAGAAGAAGCTACAGAAGGCGCAGATCACGCTAAATGACTGTTTGGCGTGTAGTGGGTGTATCACCTCAGCAGAGAGCGTCCTCATCACTCAACAGAGTCAGGAGGAGCTGTACAATGTCCTACAGGAAAACCTCAGGCTTCAACAGGCGAGTGATAACAAATGGAGGTAACTCATTAGATAATGGGAGGTAACTTATTAGATAAAGGGAGGACTGGGAAGTAAGGTAACTTACTGAGTGAAAGAAACTAATTGGTAAAATGTTAATACCAAGAAAAGGGCAACAATTCTAATATATCTAATCGAAAGAGGGAACTTAGAACTCTAgagcaatctgattaaaatcagatcctcgatgCTCCCGTTTTAATGATATGTCGCTAAAACGGGAGCATcgaagatctgattttaatcagattgaacTCTAGAGCATTATCATGTGCAAGGTTGTGATAGATTATGTTCCtgatatataacattttctagaaatgatttatcatttgaaacaCTTTGTCAAATTGTTAGACAGTCTttatttgaattgatttttttttcaaaaatgtatcacTACTAACGCtgaatgtattttcttttaaacataCTATTACAGACAGGTGaagtaaacaaaaagaaattagTAGTTGTCTCCATTTCACCACAGTCCAGAGCCTCCTTAGCAACCAAATACCAACTGTCACCACAAGAAGCTCACCATAAACTAACAGGATTTTTCAAAAAGCTAGGTTTGCAACTTATTTCACTTTTTTCCAATAAAGAGTACCTATaaccaacaaaaaaattaaaatgcttgAGAGTACAATTCCTTATAGGGTCATCAATTTTCAGATGACATTTTGTTTCCTCTTTCAGGTGTAAATCATGTGTTTGATACATCCTTCTCCAGGAACTTTAGCCTGTTGGAGAGTTGTCGGGAGTTTGTGCGCCGGTACTATGAATCAGAAACCAACAAGACGGCTCTTCCAATGCTGGCCTCCTCATGTCCTGGTATGTGTAACAGATCACTCCACATATCCTACTGACTTTGATCAAATTTAACAGTACATAagatggtatgggacacctctaTGTTGTgatgcactattttttaaaataaactatgAAATCAAGTGTAAATCTATGAATggtttctttcccaatattgtcaCCTAATGTTGTAGTGCAGTTGGTAAGAGGGTTTGAATCCCGCTGaggatttgaaatttttacctttccaaaaatttttaaaacatattttttgaaaattctaaaccagtgaaagtatttgattataatgtactttaatccacctTAATATCAATGGATTTCCTATACTACCTTAACTGTAAATGGCTTTCTCCTTGTTGGTCTATCATCATACATGTAGCAATCAGTGGGTAACAAATAATGCcttaaattttactgttaaCAACATTCAGagaattaaatgtacatgtatgtcagttattttagaaaaaaggtAATCATTAGTTTTTCAATAGGCATCATAAGTCCAATTTTTGCAAATTCCATGGTTATTTAATTGCCATTGTGGTACCTAAATTGATAATCTGTCGCTTGGAACATGCTGAATTAAGGAGGGTGTGCACAAACTGTAACAATGCTTTTAAAAGTATTCAAAATTCTGATGGCTGATTTAATATCGAAAACTCCTCATCATTGAAATGTGAATAGTAGTGTATAACATGATTCAGCAAGGTAAGCCTTGCTGTAAATGTTGatcacaaggggggggggggggtcccgatGTTTTTTGAGTTTGCCAGGGAGGGTCTGAAGCATGTTTTTggcaattttataatatgaatttaaagaGATTTTAAtttacaggggggggggggggtgtcttgaCCTCCTgatcccaccccccccccccttcccaggTCCATGCATGAAAATCAAGTAGCATTTGACACAGTATAGTCATGCTTGAGAAacttattgttttcattttatgttatgGTAGATACATGCAGTTTTTATCTGAGTTATCTTTCTCCTTTTAAATCAGAGTAAAACATACTGTGAATTATGGAAATGATAAAAGTTTCTCCAAGAGGTTGTTCCTCTGTTTTAGGTTGGATCTGCTATGCAGAGAAGACCCATGGATCATACATTCTCCCATACATAAGTTCCACCAAGTCCCCCCAACAGATTATGGGTTCCCTGGTCAAGGATTACTTTGCTGCCAAGCAGGGTCAGACTCCGGATCGGATATACCATGTGACTGTGATGCCCTGCTATGATAAGAAACTGGAGGCCTCTCGTCAGGATTTCTACAGCGACCTCTACGGGACGAGGGACGTGGACTGTGTCATTACTACAGGTAACCTATTTTctgtttagctcacctgagcaaaagCCATGAAAATACTGAGGATGAAAATCTGTTGTATCTCATGTTAGTgatatggcccatgggcctcttgctTACCATCAAAATACAGTTACAAGATAGTGTACCTGAAAATTAGTATTTACTGACATGTAGaagtatataaaatattcattattatttaattcatattgggtaatattggaaaaaaataaagtcaTCTCTCTCACATAgttcttttaaaagtaaaacatataaatgtttatatataatgttttatatacacaatgtacatgtaaaacacatTTCTAATTTCCccaagttactttttacaaatGGATGAACCCAACTGAAAATATCTTTGATAGCTACTGATTAGAGTATTTTTCAAATACCATGTATCAACACATGTTTTTGCAGGGGAAGTAGAGAAAATGCTGGAGAAAGAGAATGTTACTTTAGGGCAAGTGGAAGGAAACACTGCCTATTGTGTGTAAGTCTATACCTGTATTAGATTACTAATAATATCTTATGTTGATAGTTGATGCTGTTTTCTGAGACCAAAATGTCTGAAAAGAAATTAAGGTATATTGGAGGTATCAATACAATTGCCAGGacattaatatttgttatttagAATGTGAAGACCTAGTGAATGAGAGGggctacaggtttatgaaattaagGAAATAAGTTCTTTTAATGATacttcataacaatagctttgtttgacaGGGTGAATCGGGCTTTGtcggtaaacacaatgaaaaatcatgttgtaaactgtcattttctatgtacattgtaataggAAGGAAATGATAACAAATCTTGGTAATTTTCCCATTTTTGACTTATGAAATaaatctagaatgcctacagtctctccaaaaacagCATTAAACAAACTGTGAACCTTCTCttaaaaaaatcccaaattgtatataggtatcgggattactttttcCATGTCATGATTTAATATCGAATGTCAAGAAATTgcttattttctacataattcctttgaAGCCATTAAGGAAGAGAAAAATTATTCACAGATCAATGATtatgtcataattgatttggTATCAAAAAGACAATCTGgcttcatttactagatctggACCTTTAGCAACATTTGATATATTCCTATTTGCTTCCATTCAGGTGATATTAATGTCATCATATTTGCTGTTGTGAAAGTCAGGCAGGAATGATATTTccgtttttttaatgtaaatatttgaattactaATTCTTCAATCAATAATGGGACGAGAGGAATATAATGCTTGAACAGGAAATTAATACTCAGTAGCTTATGCTAATCTCACAGAGTGATACATGACTGTATCATATTCCCATCAGTTATCGAAATGtgtaaattgtttgattttaagtCATTTGGAAGTCATTGTTTGGCAGTATTGGAAGAAACTCAGCAAATGTACCTGGTTACTTGTATTGGTAGATTGACTGTCCTCTGTTCTCTGTCACCATTAATGAATCTCTATCTATGAatcttttgaatttcatttcaattgtaCAATGATAACAACAATGGTAtccttatttttcaaaaagaagtATTCACTAGCATTTTGATAAACCTACTTCTGATTTTCAAACTTAATCAATGATTTTTTAGATAGCAAATGAAGCGCTAGCTCTGGTTAATATATCTTCACAATTAAAATGGTTGAATCAGTATTATTTTTGAGTTGCTATACCAGTAATAATCCCTTGTCAGGCTGTCTGGATTTGGGAGTCCAGATGGAGGGTTGGGAAGTCACCTTGGAGGAGGATCCGGAGGTTATCTGGAACACGTCATGAGGTATGCAGTGTCACAGATCCATGGATCCTCAGTGGACAGCCTCCAGTACAAAACTCTCAGGTAAAATCAAAGGTCAAATACTAGCATTAATTAGTAGTCAGGTTCCACAGGCACCTGATGTTATgaatttttctcataataaaaatgaataccCTATACCTAAAATAACATGTAGGTATagtgtattcattttttatcatgaGAAAAATTTATAACATCAGGTGCCTGTGTCAAGTTCGGAATGAATCCCTCAAATTCTCTAGTTTTTTATACACAAGTCCTATATTTAGTCATATTGTTTTCAGAAATCAGGATTTCCAGGAGGTGACAGTGGAGATTGAGGGAAAGAGGCCACTTAAAATGGCTCTGGCTTATGGCTTCAGAAACATCCAGAACATCGTCCAGAAAATAAAGAGAGGGAAAATGACCTATGACTTTGTGGAAATCATGGCCTGTCCCTCAGGCTGTGTGAATGGGGGAGGTCAGATTCGACCCATGGAGGGACAGACTAACAATGAACTGCTACAAAGGGTGAAAGAAAGCTATGACTCTGTCCCATGTGTTCAGCCTGACTTGTGGCCTGGAGTAAAAGATATATATGAGGAATGGCTAGGGGGCGTGGATACAGAGAAAGCTAGAGCCATGCTGCATACACAGTACCATGGAGTAGAGAAGGTGGCCAGTGCTCTTAACATACAGTGgtgaaatataattatgattcaACATACAGTGGTGATACAGATATTTAATACAACATACAGTGAGGTTTCAGCCATGAACATATATGTAACATATAGTGGTGATACAATGATACGATACAGTGATATCATAGGATGTGTTGTATGGTATATCATCAGCCGGACTGTGATAACCTAGTTAAATGTGACATTTTATCATGCAAACTATGAAATAAATCAACTAGTCCCCTTTTGTGTTTTGTTGACTATTTACTTTTTCTGTTATGAATAATCTCAACAATAATCAAATCACAAATCTTTATAGCAGTAAGTTTTGGAGCaataaaataatggaaaattttatttcattcctTAAAAGTACTCTGCTTCAACACATTTtaagtacataattatattatcaAGAAAATGTGATCTTGCTCCCATAAAGGGACATAACTCGATCTACTCTTTAAAAGTATATATTGGACTTTATTAATTAGgagtaaaatattaatgaatatatGAAGTGgtgtttgtttttcaaaatcaagaaataattAGATGCTTTTCTGTTTTTGTAATTGAATTTTCTTTGCAACTGTAAAAAGCATCAATGCGTATGAtagtatatgattttttgaaaattgttgatttttcctttttttacaaataatttaatctCTTTTTGCACACAATCATGATAAGCTTTCTGTTTCTTATTCATTAAACATGATATCCATCAAATGGatgtatttctttatcaaagaTATCAATCCTCTTGAGGTTCTTGTGTATGAGATAAAAACTGTACAATGCCAGT
This portion of the Magallana gigas chromosome 7, xbMagGiga1.1, whole genome shotgun sequence genome encodes:
- the LOC105338326 gene encoding cytosolic iron-sulfur assembly component 3 yields the protein MASNFSGALQLTDLNDFITPSQECVKPVKIDRKPGKVAKIRIEDDGSYMEVAESGEEKKLQKAQITLNDCLACSGCITSAESVLITQQSQEELYNVLQENLRLQQASEVNKKKLVVVSISPQSRASLATKYQLSPQEAHHKLTGFFKKLGVNHVFDTSFSRNFSLLESCREFVRRYYESETNKTALPMLASSCPGWICYAEKTHGSYILPYISSTKSPQQIMGSLVKDYFAAKQGQTPDRIYHVTVMPCYDKKLEASRQDFYSDLYGTRDVDCVITTGEVEKMLEKENVTLGQVEGNTAYCVLSGFGSPDGGLGSHLGGGSGGYLEHVMRYAVSQIHGSSVDSLQYKTLRNQDFQEVTVEIEGKRPLKMALAYGFRNIQNIVQKIKRGKMTYDFVEIMACPSGCVNGGGQIRPMEGQTNNELLQRVKESYDSVPCVQPDLWPGVKDIYEEWLGGVDTEKARAMLHTQYHGVEKVASALNIQW